The genomic window TTCGGATTTCGGTTTTCGGAACTAGGATCTGTCCTGAATTAAATTTTTAGATTTGTGTTGTAAAAACAAGGAGTTGATCGTGGGAAAGTCTCGTTTTATTTTGCCGAACGCATTTACCAGCATGAATTTTTTATTGGGCGTTTTTGCCATCTGCTGGGTTACGGGAGCCTTTGATTCCTTCACCTCTACCGACACGCTCCGCATGGGCGCCTATTTCGTAATGCTCAGCATGCTTTTGGACAAGTTGGACGGCTTTGCCGCACGCCTGGTAAACGCCAGCTCTGAATTCGGCGCCCAGTTTGATAGCCTTGCCGACCTGATTGCTTTTGGGCTTGCTCCCGCCTTTTGCGTATTCTTTACCTACAAGATTTGCGCTCCCCAGTTCTTTGAGCAGAACGCGGCCCTGCTGGTGGTGACCTTCTCTATCTATGTTCTCTGTGCCGCCATGCGCCTGGCCAAGTACAACGCCTGCGATTCCGACACCTACCACCATCATTTTTCAGGACTCCCTTCCACCTTTGCTGGCGCCATCAACGCCACCCTGGTCGTGTTCCTGAAATCCAAGGGAATCTTTACCGACCCCAACTCTGCGCTGGTGTTTATCCCCGTTGTGGTGATGCTTGCCACAGGCATCCTGATGGTGAGCCCCCTGTTCTTGCCCAAGCTTCAGCCCCGCAAGAACAAAGCCTTCAACATTTTCCAAGGCGTGCTGATCGTACTCACCTACATTGCCGGATTCATGTTCATTTCCGAAAAGGTCCCCTACGTGTTGGAATACCTGCTTGTTCTCGGCGGATGCTACCTGGTCATCGGCTTTAGCGTAGGCCTTATCAACCGCAGCAAGATTATTGAAGAAGCAAAGGCTTCAAAAAGTAATGACTAGGGCTTAGGATTTTTTGATGTCACCCCGGCTGCGTGCCGGGGTATTTTTTTAGAAATTCCGCAAAGCTTAACCCGTAGCGTTCGTACAAAAGCTCCGGAGCAAGGCGTGGAAGCTCCACCGTAACGCATTCAAGATTACGTTCCTTGCACCAGGTACCAAAGCTGCCTGGAGTTTTATATCCGATATCCTTGACGTATGGAACATTGAACACCGCCTGGAGATTTTTCACAAGAGGCGTTTCTTCGGGAGCGTCAATGCAGCCGATGGGACTGTGGAGAGCCACCACCGCCTGTGGCACAAGAGTATCCACCAGTTGGATTAAAGCACTGGTTTCCGGCTCGCTTGCAGGAGCTGTCCCTGTGGAAAGTTCCATGTCCCGTTCCGCCTCCAAGATGGAGCGGGAATGCACCGGTGCAACACTCCAGTTTTCTGTCGGGAAGTTCCGGTTCAGGTCAACGCCGTTGGCGTTTCCGCGGGTTCCAAGAGTCACCCCATCGGGGTTCGCGCACAGGATAAACGCTATCGATTCCAGGTTGTCACCAAAGGCGCGCAAGGCTCTGCTCAAGAGGAATGTGGTCTCCGGTTCTTCGCCGTGGATACCCGCCATTACAAGTAAACGGCAAGCTCCCTTGCAGGGAAAATACAGGAGCGGTGCACCGAGAACGCTGGTGCCGTAGGGCTTGAATTTCAATTTGATGGAACCGGAAAGCATGGGGAGTAGTTGTGAGTTGTGAGTTGTGAGTTATGAGGTGTGAGTTGTGAGTTATGAGGTGTGGGACGTGAGGTGTGGGGTGTGAGTCGTCATCCTCACGCAGGTGAGGATCCGCTTACTGCAATCTAGCAGATCCTCGCCTTCGCGAGGATGACATCCCTCAAAGCGAAGCGACCTCAAACCCCTAGCCCCTAAATCCTAGCCCCTATCCCCTAGACAAAATACGGATAGATATATTCCTCCGCCAGTTGAGGGAGACGGGCAAGAACCACCCGCTTACAAGCCATGTCCGAACCTTCGTAAATCTTGCGGAGCGTGTCCAGCGAGAAATGCCCCAGACGCTTGCGGGAGGTAGGCAGGTGGGCGATGTGCCAGCCTTCGGGCCGAATTTTTCCGCGGCCTGGGACGAACACCCGGTCAAAGCCGAAAGCTCCGTCGGTGGCAAAACGTTCATCCAAAAACTTGTGGAAGGCGGC from Fibrobacter sp. includes these protein-coding regions:
- the mpaA gene encoding murein tripeptide amidase MpaA, with amino-acid sequence MLSGSIKLKFKPYGTSVLGAPLLYFPCKGACRLLVMAGIHGEEPETTFLLSRALRAFGDNLESIAFILCANPDGVTLGTRGNANGVDLNRNFPTENWSVAPVHSRSILEAERDMELSTGTAPASEPETSALIQLVDTLVPQAVVALHSPIGCIDAPEETPLVKNLQAVFNVPYVKDIGYKTPGSFGTWCKERNLECVTVELPRLAPELLYERYGLSFAEFLKKYPGTQPG
- a CDS encoding CDP-alcohol phosphatidyltransferase family protein, which encodes MGKSRFILPNAFTSMNFLLGVFAICWVTGAFDSFTSTDTLRMGAYFVMLSMLLDKLDGFAARLVNASSEFGAQFDSLADLIAFGLAPAFCVFFTYKICAPQFFEQNAALLVVTFSIYVLCAAMRLAKYNACDSDTYHHHFSGLPSTFAGAINATLVVFLKSKGIFTDPNSALVFIPVVVMLATGILMVSPLFLPKLQPRKNKAFNIFQGVLIVLTYIAGFMFISEKVPYVLEYLLVLGGCYLVIGFSVGLINRSKIIEEAKASKSND